In one window of Leucoraja erinacea ecotype New England unplaced genomic scaffold, Leri_hhj_1 Leri_188S, whole genome shotgun sequence DNA:
- the mecp2 gene encoding methyl-CpG-binding protein 2 isoform X1, giving the protein MKLILKSRLHSATEVRSCSPTLLGFPGCEDKAEDKEQASQREKLVKVKKHKKRDEREEEREDKVREPPQPAEALLPEPADGANAETAEREGAVAATPKPRRSLIRDRGPLYEDPTLPEGWTRKLKQRKSGRSAGKYDVYIINPQGKAFRSKVELLAHFEKVGDTTLDPSDFDFTVTGRGSPSRREKRQPKKPKSPKASGTGRGRGRPKGSGKDKMVRKGSVSKRLSDKSAAKLLVKMPFSAPLLPPPKTEGATSSALGQQPPKARKGVPGRKRKSDANPQTVPKKRGRKPGGGGGGGGGSGGGLGGGGGGGGGIGGGNAVPAPKKKAVKECAVRPEEVTLLPLKKRNLGEESSPLKKRKSSRIFDEDAGVPPVLGGTAAEGGGAGPELPLPLPPSSAAADGGERSGRGQRGARDGSPKGRGPAAATAALKKEPPRPAEAKEPGPAEASAQEAEGSRERGGGCCPPPEPRDLSGRPCAEDKDKLPRGRADPDLLPTKTEIPDKGRPVISAREEAADSRAAVSERVS; this is encoded by the exons TGAAGACAAGGCCGAGGACAAGGAGCAGGCCAGCCAGcgagagaagctggtgaaagtgaagaagcacaagaagagggaTGAGCGCGAGGAGGAACGGGAGGACAAGGTGCGGGAGCCGCCGCAGCCGGCAGAGGCTCTGCTGCCCGAGCCTGCCGACGGTGCCAACGCCGAGACTGCCGAGCGGGAGGGGGCGGTGGCGGCCACCCCCAAGCCCCGCCGCTCGCTGATCCGGGACCGGGGGCCCCTGTACGAAGACCCCACGCTGCCCGAGGGGTGGACCCGCAAACTCAAGCAGAGGAAGTCGGGCCGATCGGCGGGCAAGTACGACGTCTACATCATCAA CCCGCAAGGGAAGGCGTTCCGTTCCAAAGTGGAGCTGCTGGCGCACTTCGAGAAGGTGGGCGACACCACCCTGGACCCCAGCGACTTTGACTTCACCGTCACGGGCCGCGGCAGCCCGTCGCGGAGGGAGAAGAGGCAGCCCAAGAAGCCCAAGAGCCCCAAGGCCTCGGGCACGGGGAGGGGTCGGGGCAGGCCCAAGGGCAGCGGCAAAGACAAGATGGTGCGCAAGGGCAGCGTGTCCAAGAGGCTGTCGGACAAGAGCGCGGCCAAGCTCCTGGTCAAGATGCCCTTCTCCGCCCCGCTGCTGCCCCCGCCGAAAACTGAGGGCGCCACCTCCTCCGCTTTGGGGCAGCAGCCCCCCAAAGCGCGCAAGGGGGTCCCGGGTAGGAAGAGGAAGTCTGACGCCAACCCGCAGACGGTCCCCAAGAAGAGGGGCAGAAAGCCGGgcggcggtggtggtggtggcggtggcaGTGGTGGCGGCTTGGGCGgcggcggaggaggaggaggaggaatcggGGGAGGCAACGCCGTGCCAGCGCCGAAGAAGAAGGCGGTGAAGGAGTGCGCGGTCAGGCCGGAGGAAGTCACCCTGCTGCCCCTGAAGAAGCGCAACCTGGGCGAGGAGAGCTCGCCGCTGAAGAAGCGGAAAAGCAGCCGCATATTCGACGAGGACGCTGGCGTGCCGCCGGTGCTGGGCGGGACGGCGGCGGAGGGCGGCGGCGCGGGGCCGGAGCTGCCCTTGCCGCTGCCGCCATCGTCAGCAGCAGCAGACGGGGGCGAGAGGAGCGGCAGGGGACAGAGGGGCGCCCGGGACGGCAGCCCCAAGGGCCGGGGTcccgccgccgccaccgccgccCTCAAGAAGGAGCCGCCCCGCCCGGCCGAGGCCAAAGAACCGGGACCCGCGGAGGCATCGGCACAGGAGGCCGAGGGCTcccgagagaggggagggggctgctgcccccccccGGAACCCAGAGACTTGAGCGGCCGGCCGTGCGCGGAGGACAAGGACAAGCTTCCCCGCGGCCGTGCCGACCCCGACCTGCTCCCCACAAAGACTGAGATCCCCGACAAGGGCCGCCCCGTCATCTCCGCCCGCGAGGAAGCGGCCGACAGCCGGGCGGCCGTGTCCGAGAGGGTTAGCTGA
- the mecp2 gene encoding methyl-CpG-binding protein 2 isoform X2, giving the protein MAAAPSGGERLEDKAEDKEQASQREKLVKVKKHKKRDEREEEREDKVREPPQPAEALLPEPADGANAETAEREGAVAATPKPRRSLIRDRGPLYEDPTLPEGWTRKLKQRKSGRSAGKYDVYIINPQGKAFRSKVELLAHFEKVGDTTLDPSDFDFTVTGRGSPSRREKRQPKKPKSPKASGTGRGRGRPKGSGKDKMVRKGSVSKRLSDKSAAKLLVKMPFSAPLLPPPKTEGATSSALGQQPPKARKGVPGRKRKSDANPQTVPKKRGRKPGGGGGGGGGSGGGLGGGGGGGGGIGGGNAVPAPKKKAVKECAVRPEEVTLLPLKKRNLGEESSPLKKRKSSRIFDEDAGVPPVLGGTAAEGGGAGPELPLPLPPSSAAADGGERSGRGQRGARDGSPKGRGPAAATAALKKEPPRPAEAKEPGPAEASAQEAEGSRERGGGCCPPPEPRDLSGRPCAEDKDKLPRGRADPDLLPTKTEIPDKGRPVISAREEAADSRAAVSERVS; this is encoded by the exons TGAAGACAAGGCCGAGGACAAGGAGCAGGCCAGCCAGcgagagaagctggtgaaagtgaagaagcacaagaagagggaTGAGCGCGAGGAGGAACGGGAGGACAAGGTGCGGGAGCCGCCGCAGCCGGCAGAGGCTCTGCTGCCCGAGCCTGCCGACGGTGCCAACGCCGAGACTGCCGAGCGGGAGGGGGCGGTGGCGGCCACCCCCAAGCCCCGCCGCTCGCTGATCCGGGACCGGGGGCCCCTGTACGAAGACCCCACGCTGCCCGAGGGGTGGACCCGCAAACTCAAGCAGAGGAAGTCGGGCCGATCGGCGGGCAAGTACGACGTCTACATCATCAA CCCGCAAGGGAAGGCGTTCCGTTCCAAAGTGGAGCTGCTGGCGCACTTCGAGAAGGTGGGCGACACCACCCTGGACCCCAGCGACTTTGACTTCACCGTCACGGGCCGCGGCAGCCCGTCGCGGAGGGAGAAGAGGCAGCCCAAGAAGCCCAAGAGCCCCAAGGCCTCGGGCACGGGGAGGGGTCGGGGCAGGCCCAAGGGCAGCGGCAAAGACAAGATGGTGCGCAAGGGCAGCGTGTCCAAGAGGCTGTCGGACAAGAGCGCGGCCAAGCTCCTGGTCAAGATGCCCTTCTCCGCCCCGCTGCTGCCCCCGCCGAAAACTGAGGGCGCCACCTCCTCCGCTTTGGGGCAGCAGCCCCCCAAAGCGCGCAAGGGGGTCCCGGGTAGGAAGAGGAAGTCTGACGCCAACCCGCAGACGGTCCCCAAGAAGAGGGGCAGAAAGCCGGgcggcggtggtggtggtggcggtggcaGTGGTGGCGGCTTGGGCGgcggcggaggaggaggaggaggaatcggGGGAGGCAACGCCGTGCCAGCGCCGAAGAAGAAGGCGGTGAAGGAGTGCGCGGTCAGGCCGGAGGAAGTCACCCTGCTGCCCCTGAAGAAGCGCAACCTGGGCGAGGAGAGCTCGCCGCTGAAGAAGCGGAAAAGCAGCCGCATATTCGACGAGGACGCTGGCGTGCCGCCGGTGCTGGGCGGGACGGCGGCGGAGGGCGGCGGCGCGGGGCCGGAGCTGCCCTTGCCGCTGCCGCCATCGTCAGCAGCAGCAGACGGGGGCGAGAGGAGCGGCAGGGGACAGAGGGGCGCCCGGGACGGCAGCCCCAAGGGCCGGGGTcccgccgccgccaccgccgccCTCAAGAAGGAGCCGCCCCGCCCGGCCGAGGCCAAAGAACCGGGACCCGCGGAGGCATCGGCACAGGAGGCCGAGGGCTcccgagagaggggagggggctgctgcccccccccGGAACCCAGAGACTTGAGCGGCCGGCCGTGCGCGGAGGACAAGGACAAGCTTCCCCGCGGCCGTGCCGACCCCGACCTGCTCCCCACAAAGACTGAGATCCCCGACAAGGGCCGCCCCGTCATCTCCGCCCGCGAGGAAGCGGCCGACAGCCGGGCGGCCGTGTCCGAGAGGGTTAGCTGA